The following are encoded together in the Triticum dicoccoides isolate Atlit2015 ecotype Zavitan chromosome 6B, WEW_v2.0, whole genome shotgun sequence genome:
- the LOC119323870 gene encoding cytochrome P450 709B2-like: MAALQLAALLTLLLALWRLVWRPRAVARSFARQGIRGPPYTFLAGSLPEAKRLLIAGRRGVPPLDAGCHDIMPILLPQFHRWVADYGKTFLFWIGPIPAIFSIDLQLIKQVLTDRTGLYQKDFMIPVLKSLFGNGVILINGDDWKRHRKVVLPAFNHEKIKSMSAVTGEVTRQMIQQWREKIHQSNSDKKAADIDMIHAFNDLTAKINGRVAFGTSHQDVEEVIVLMREMQKIATASTLDAPILWYLPTRRNLHVRRLNKQLRSKIMSIMQARLAADGAKYGRGDTGGCGDDLLGLLLEAWTPHRQGSGGDTMTTDEVIDECKTFFAAGQETTATLLIWTMFLLAVHPQWQDKVREEVLREFPGGDGDDVIPNADILTKLKLLHMVLLETSRLYPPVVYIQRKAASDTVLGGIKVPQGTIISIPIGMLHRDKEVWGPGADEFNPMRFEQGVTKAAKDSKALLTFSLGPRVCTGQNFGIVQVQVVMAMILTNFSISLSPEYVHKPKYLLSLTPRLGMPLILRNLL; the protein is encoded by the exons ATGGCGGCCCTGCAGCTGGCCGCTCTCCTGACGCTTCTGCTCGCGCTGTGGCGTCTCGTGTGGCGGCCGCGTGCCGTGGCGCGGTCGTTCGCGAGGCAGGGGATCCGAGGGCCTCCCTACACGTTCCTGGCCGGGTCCTTGCCGGAGGCGAAGCGGCTGCTGATCGCTGGCCGGAGAGGCGTGCCGCCCCTCGACGCCGGGTGCCATGACATCATGCCCATCCTGCTCCCGCAGTTCCATAGATGGGTCGCTGATTATG GCAAAACGTTCCTGTTCTGGATCGGGCCGATCCCCGCCATCTTCTCCATCGACCTGCAGCTGATAAAGCAAGTGCTCACAGACAGGACGGGCCTGTATCAGAAGGACTTCATGATCCCCGTGCTCAAATCCCTCTTCGGCAACGGCGTCATATTGATAAACGGCGACgactggaagcggcaccggaaagtAGTCCTTCCTGCTTTCAACCATGAGAAGATCAAG AGCATGTCAGCGGTGACAGGAGAGGTCACAAGGCAGATGATACAGCAATGGCGCGAGAAGATACACCAAAGCAACAGCGACAAGAAAGCAGCTGACATAGACATGATCCACGCCTTCAACGACCTGACCGCGAAGATCAACGGCCGCGTCGCCTTCGGCACAAGCCACCAGGATGTCGAGGAGGTCATCGTCTTGATGCGGGAGATGCAAAAGATCGCTACTGCCTCCACGCTGGATGCTCCAATACTCTG GTATCTGCCGACTCGGCGTAACTTGCACGTTCGACGTCTGAACAAACAGCTGAGAAGCAAGATCATGTCGATCATGCAGGCACGGCTGGCCGCAGATGGAGCCAAATATGGTCGAGGAGACACCGGCGGCTGCGGGGACGACCTGCTCGGGCTGCTGTTAGAGGCATGGACACCGCACCGGCAAGGGAGCGGCGGCGATACAATGACAACCGACGAGGTGATTGATGAGTGCAAGACCTTCTTCGCCGCAGGGCAGGAAACCACGGCCACCCTCCTCATCTGGACCATGTTCCTGCTTGCCGTGCATCCCCAGTGGCAGGACAAGGTCAGGGAAgaggtcctcagggagttcccagGCGGGGACGGCGATGATGTGATACCCAACGCCGATATTCTCACCAAACTTAAGCTG CTACACATGGTATTGCTCGAGACATCGCGTCTCTACCCTCCGGTCGTGTACATACAACGGAAGGCTGCCTCCGACACAGTCCTCGGAGGCATCAAGGTACCCCAGGGAACAATCATATCAATCCCAATCGGCATGCTACACCGAGACAAGGAAGTTTGGGGACCCGGCGCCGACGAGTTCAACCCCATGAGGTTCGAGCAGGGCGTCACAAAGGCTGCCAAAGACTCCAAGGCGCTCTTGACTTTCTCTCTAGGCCCGAGAGTATGCACCGGTCAGAACTTTGGCATCGTGCAAGTGCAGGTTGTCATGGCGATGATCCTCACCAActtctccatctccctctccccgGAGTATGTTCACAAGCCAAAGTATCTTCTGTCTTTGACACCCAGGCTTGGGATGCCTCTCATTTTGAGGAATCTACTATAG